The following proteins come from a genomic window of Neoarius graeffei isolate fNeoGra1 chromosome 26, fNeoGra1.pri, whole genome shotgun sequence:
- the LOC132874272 gene encoding uncharacterized protein LOC132874272 gives MKKGSDIHFSPRLESYSIPKKRAAASDWETSSPKREKKENAKSATSQSMESDKMSKMDNRTKMSEITRSSKGQTDNSAKGASKKMNNSKFKSASSRQSGNEEVQEERIMKKLNGPLTSSRQTDNSDSAFSNKMNNSKPKPSSSRQSGIEEVREERIVKELNDPLTLAVGYFLSQSIAFFEKRNLVLQSRTPLISALKRELDGLLKSLLVQFVKPSVVMAATDLTNIDFRSVKNQKDDDELVTGMQAQEVVDSLTEGQKKTFYLSVRKYYEDSCSYIIAKFPLRSEVLLHAQVADVKMREVVKFSSLKFFTDKFPCMILTKDGEDRSQAVDAVQDQFVTYQVTELASEILEESAPDKQWAMLAKCKDLVNQLLFDRLARAMLGILTIPHSNAECERLFSQVRKNRTDFRGSMSDDLLDSLLVTKSRQHGPCYSQDFSDAFLKKAKSATYKALTSSATSD, from the exons ATGAAGAAAGGATCTGATATTCACTTCTCCCCAAGACTGGAGTCATACTCTATTCCAAAGAAGAGAGCTGCCGCCTCGGACTGGGAGACAAGTTCACCaaaaagagagaagaaagaaaatgcCAAATCAGCAACAAGCCAATCCATGGAATCCGACAAGATGAGTAAAATGGACAACAGGACGAAGATGTCAGAAATCACAAGGTCAAGCaagggacagacagacaacagTGCTAAGGGGGCTTCCAAGAAGATGAACAACTCCAAATTTAAA TCGGCAAGCAGTAGGCAGTCTGGCAACGAAGAAGTACAAGAAGAAAGGATCATGAAGAAGCTCAACGGCCCTCTGACAtcaagcagacagacagacaacagtGATTCTGCGTTCTCCAACAAGATGAACAACTCCAAGCCAAAA cCATCTAGCAGTAGGCAGTCTGGCATCGAAGAAGTTCGAGAAGAAAGGATTGTGAAAGAGCTCAACGACCCTTTGACGCTGGCAGTTGGCTATTTCCTCTCACAGAGCATTGCCTTCTTCGAGAAGAGGAATTTGGTTCTTCAGAGTAGAACTCCTCTGATCTCAGCACTGAAGAGAGAACTCGATGGCTTGCTGAAGAGCTTGTTGGTCCAGTTTGTGAAGCCAAGTGTTGTCATGGCTGCAACTGACCTGACCAATATTGACTTTCGTAGCGTGAAAAACCAGAAGGATGATGATGAACTTGTGACAGGCATGCAGGCCCAGGAAGTAGTTGACTCCTTGACTGAAGGACAGAAGAAAACCTTCTACTTGTCGGTCAGAAAGTATTATGAGGATTCATGCAGCTATATCATAGCCAAGTTCCCTCTGCGCTCAGAGGTCCTTCTACATGCGCAGGTAGCTGATGTGAAGATGAGGGAAGTTGTGAAGTTCTCTTCACTAAAGTTCTTTACGGACAAGTTTCCTTGCATGATCCTGACCAAAGATGGAGAAGACAGAAGTCAAGCTGTGGACGCTGTGCAGGATCAGTTTGTCACATACCAGGTCACTGAACTAGCTTCAGAAATCCTGGAGGAATCTGCTCCTGACAAGCAGTGGGCCATGTTGGCCAAGTGCAAGGATTTGGTGaatcagctcctgtttgacaggcTTGCTAGAGCAATGCTCGGCATTCTGACCATTCCTCACAGTAATGCAGAGTGTGAGAGACTCTTTAGCCAAGTTAGAAAGAACAGAACCGACTTCCGTGGATCCATGAGCGATGATCTTCTGGACTCACTACTGGTCACCAAGTCGAGGCAACATGGACCCTGTTATTCTCAAGACTTCTCGGATGCCTTCTTGAAGAAGGCAAAGTCGGCAACCTACAAGGCTCTGACCAGTTCAGCTACAAGTGATTGA